One Acidobacteriaceae bacterium genomic region harbors:
- a CDS encoding SpoIIE family protein phosphatase codes for MASQSRPWYLRRISRWAHFSAMPLSRLWMVLLAAALLFSIFGFYIDLINHGVLPYSVTIVVAAMSGLNAVLWILTVARLPAVFLVAMGVLQFFIGTISTNVSNWMVQSFHLQPVQPEQGIHFAATCILVATITSYFFFTIFIRTEGKRSLILQNELELAHSIQRTLVPTLEIRTPCFELYGISRPSEKVGGDLVDAVSLANGDLIAFLADITGHGLAASILMGRVKTAARTALLDAGEREPQETIPLLLDRLNTVLPQVKESQLYATFTGFRLCANGSVFCALAASPPVVQWHASAQSISYCQEPQFPVGLFPASQFDGFSVDASTGDLFVVATDGILEVADRSGEEFGLERLNEVVASGARDPLPQLATRILSEARSFGRQLDDQTILLVRRL; via the coding sequence ATGGCCTCGCAGAGCAGACCGTGGTACCTGCGTCGCATCTCGCGCTGGGCGCACTTCAGCGCCATGCCACTCAGCCGGCTATGGATGGTGCTCCTAGCGGCCGCTCTTCTATTTTCCATTTTTGGTTTCTATATCGACCTGATCAATCACGGCGTATTGCCCTACAGCGTCACTATCGTTGTCGCTGCGATGAGCGGCCTGAACGCGGTCCTCTGGATCCTGACCGTTGCGCGTCTGCCGGCTGTCTTTCTTGTGGCAATGGGCGTTCTTCAGTTCTTCATCGGAACCATCAGCACGAACGTCTCCAACTGGATGGTGCAATCGTTCCATCTCCAACCTGTGCAGCCCGAGCAGGGAATTCACTTCGCTGCAACCTGCATCCTCGTCGCGACGATCACGTCCTACTTCTTCTTCACCATCTTTATCCGCACGGAAGGCAAGCGCTCGCTCATCCTCCAAAACGAGCTCGAACTGGCCCACAGCATCCAGCGAACCCTCGTCCCCACTCTGGAAATTCGCACGCCATGCTTCGAACTCTACGGAATCTCCCGGCCCAGTGAGAAGGTAGGCGGAGATCTCGTTGACGCGGTATCGCTAGCAAACGGTGATCTCATCGCGTTTCTCGCTGACATCACCGGGCACGGTCTGGCCGCCAGTATCCTCATGGGTCGTGTGAAGACCGCAGCCCGCACCGCACTTCTTGACGCCGGCGAGCGCGAGCCTCAGGAGACAATCCCGCTGTTACTGGACCGGCTCAACACAGTTCTGCCGCAAGTGAAAGAATCCCAGCTCTACGCCACCTTCACTGGCTTCCGCCTCTGCGCCAACGGCAGCGTCTTCTGCGCGCTTGCCGCCAGCCCTCCAGTGGTCCAATGGCATGCGTCCGCACAATCCATCTCGTATTGTCAGGAGCCGCAGTTTCCCGTCGGCCTTTTTCCCGCGTCTCAATTCGACGGCTTCTCTGTCGACGCTTCAACGGGCGATCTCTTTGTCGTCGCTACCGATGGAATCCTCGAGGTCGCTGACAGGAGCGGAGAAGAGTTTGGCCTGGAACGCCTCAATGAGGTGGTCGCGTCCGGAGCGCGCGATCCGCTACCGCAACTCGCCACCAGGATCCTTAGTGAGGCACGGAGCTTCGGCCGCCAACTCGATGACCAGACAATCCTGCTCGTACGCCGCCTCTGA
- a CDS encoding PEP-CTERM sorting domain-containing protein, whose amino-acid sequence MRLRVFAAVLMFAGLGLAAQADVTNPNFSPATEGYGVVPGWTGTPETGSLTYNTNLQWNNGTLPAGDTTVGFIQQDGSFTTTLGGLTPGQTYTLSFLDNSRDLTGDNCCNATPSLTVLVGGATLSGPTPVMSVGNPNMFSSVSEDFIAGATSETLEFLSTTPGDADGTLLLSDVHVVPATVAATPEPSSLMLLGTGILGAAGMVRRRFIRS is encoded by the coding sequence ATGCGGTTACGGGTCTTTGCGGCAGTACTTATGTTTGCGGGTTTAGGGCTGGCGGCACAGGCCGACGTCACGAATCCTAATTTCAGTCCGGCGACTGAAGGGTACGGTGTTGTTCCGGGTTGGACAGGAACGCCCGAAACGGGCTCTCTGACTTACAACACTAACCTCCAGTGGAACAACGGCACGCTTCCGGCCGGCGATACTACTGTTGGGTTTATCCAGCAAGATGGCTCCTTCACGACCACGCTCGGCGGACTGACTCCAGGTCAGACCTACACGCTGAGCTTCCTGGACAACTCACGCGACCTGACCGGCGACAACTGCTGCAATGCGACGCCGTCGCTGACAGTCTTGGTGGGCGGAGCAACACTTTCCGGCCCTACACCTGTGATGTCGGTTGGAAATCCCAACATGTTTTCCTCGGTCAGCGAGGACTTCATTGCGGGGGCGACCTCGGAGACGCTCGAATTTTTGTCGACCACTCCGGGCGATGCGGACGGAACCTTACTGCTGAGCGATGTACACGTAGTTCCCGCTACGGTTGCCGCTACGCCGGAACCTTCCAGCCTGATGCTGCTGGGCACGGGCATTCTGGGCGCGGCGGGGATGGTGCGTCGTCGCTTTATCCGCAGCTAA
- a CDS encoding glycosyl hydrolase family 8 yields MQTVTRGFGVAIVAAVLSGVGFAQSLDDGGGAYKTGQYRDLFAERGHSTAETHAKIEAAFQQFFHGDPQTQSVYFESGKNENGPLAYITDWANNDARTEGMSYGMMIAVQLNKKHEFDAIWNWAHTYMLITDPKNPSVGYFAWSMNTDGTPRSTGPAPDGEEYFVMSLYFAANRWGNGKGIYDYQAEADRILRGMRHHPVLSGTGPFRIHPQDPPFVMPDHPWPSPNETAREKAAAQAAADAAAKGEPAPKPPVFPRPRGPWTETIGPMVNEQHTMILFVPNVQNQTTDPSYHLPAFYELWARWGPVEDRAFWAHAAEVSRGFFAKVTGPETALTPDRANFDATPAMGWDHKPVEFSYDSWRSVSNWSVDYSWWRKSAEEPVLSERYQRFLIGQGIDRFVDRYSQDGKPMSERHSPGMVATAAVGSLAASKGKDANAFVDAVWAMPMPSGEQRYYDGMLYLMSMMHCSGEFRIWGPAQASK; encoded by the coding sequence ATGCAGACGGTTACGCGAGGCTTCGGGGTTGCAATTGTTGCGGCGGTTCTGTCGGGCGTGGGTTTTGCGCAGTCGCTTGACGATGGCGGTGGAGCGTACAAGACGGGACAGTATCGTGATCTGTTCGCGGAGCGCGGACACTCGACGGCGGAGACGCACGCGAAGATCGAGGCGGCGTTTCAGCAGTTCTTTCACGGCGATCCGCAGACGCAGTCGGTGTACTTCGAGAGTGGGAAGAATGAGAACGGGCCGCTGGCCTACATCACCGACTGGGCGAACAACGATGCGCGCACCGAGGGCATGAGCTACGGCATGATGATCGCCGTGCAGCTGAACAAGAAGCATGAGTTCGACGCGATATGGAACTGGGCGCACACGTACATGCTGATCACGGACCCGAAGAATCCGAGCGTAGGGTATTTTGCGTGGTCCATGAACACGGATGGAACGCCGCGATCGACGGGCCCGGCGCCGGATGGCGAAGAGTACTTTGTGATGTCGCTGTACTTCGCGGCGAACCGCTGGGGCAATGGCAAGGGGATCTATGACTACCAGGCGGAGGCGGACAGGATTCTGCGCGGGATGCGGCATCATCCGGTGCTGAGCGGCACAGGGCCATTCCGCATTCATCCGCAGGATCCGCCGTTTGTGATGCCCGATCACCCATGGCCGAGCCCTAACGAGACCGCGCGCGAAAAGGCCGCAGCGCAGGCAGCGGCCGACGCCGCCGCGAAGGGAGAGCCTGCACCGAAGCCGCCGGTGTTTCCAAGACCGCGCGGGCCGTGGACCGAGACCATCGGGCCGATGGTGAATGAACAGCACACGATGATTCTGTTCGTGCCCAACGTGCAGAATCAGACCACAGATCCCAGTTATCATCTGCCCGCGTTTTATGAGTTGTGGGCACGGTGGGGTCCAGTTGAGGACCGTGCCTTCTGGGCGCACGCGGCAGAGGTAAGCCGCGGATTCTTCGCGAAGGTTACAGGCCCCGAGACTGCGCTAACACCGGACCGCGCGAACTTCGATGCGACGCCGGCGATGGGATGGGACCACAAGCCGGTTGAGTTTAGCTACGATTCGTGGCGCAGCGTGAGTAACTGGTCGGTGGACTACTCGTGGTGGAGAAAGAGCGCTGAAGAACCGGTGCTGAGCGAGCGTTATCAGCGGTTTTTGATTGGCCAGGGCATTGACCGGTTTGTAGACCGGTATTCACAGGATGGGAAGCCGATGTCGGAGCGGCACTCACCAGGGATGGTGGCGACGGCTGCCGTCGGGAGTCTGGCGGCGAGCAAGGGCAAGGATGCCAATGCGTTTGTGGATGCCGTGTGGGCGATGCCGATGCCGTCCGGTGAGCAGCGCTACTACGATGGCATGTTGTACCTGATGAGCATGATGCATTGCTCGGGCGAGTTTCGGATATGGGGACCTGCGCAAGCGAGCAAATGA
- a CDS encoding carboxypeptidase-like regulatory domain-containing protein, translating to MVLRALVLGLLITGFAGHAFGQTERGSIAGQITDDTGAILPGTVISIKNEATGVVQTAKTNSDGNYVFQDLNPGSYTIVVDRDGFKKSERVHTVVDVNQTNQQNISLAIGATSETVEVTTGIQQLQTSTATQGLVVEERSIEELPLVYSNPFTLETLAPGLLVSGVNPNIHAYDSSTATVSVNGSVLNSIEYRLDGAPDNRIRLSAYTPSTEFIGQYKVETSSYDATEGHSSGGFVNTSLKSGTNQFHGVAFGSYQNPTLNTNYWHIPGSSAPAKASWMREGGAVGGPIKKDKWFFFTGYEHSQAATPNVQLLTVPSKAERGETTSGYYDFSELYALDPSHPAGVTNKYQLYDPTSGVVTTGGACGSGKTCIVRTPIPGNLIPASAVNAIALAALKYYPEPNTAPNSQDGGNFSYSKAEPDHYYAYIVRSDFNISNKQQLYGHWVQSRRLQPAKNTYFAPVSGTSLTYLNKGIALGYTFTINPQTVLEAHLTWTRFVNQNTVTSQGTLSPTSIGMPSYLVNGLGPDAQSFPRIDITGETSLNSDNGVLSHDDVTLGSVQVSRLWGNHFVRMGYEYRMYDTNAGITTQGNGRYQNSGAYATATSSTSAQSIGFGLAQFLYGLPNSSAVTINSDLASRSNYMAEWVQDDWKPVPNLTINAGLRFEYERPNNERNKKANTYFDFSAPNPANASAATAYKATAIPNLPAPMPSSLPTTGGLRFLGDPSTPLSGNQDYHTQIINMLPRVGLSYEFARNTVVRAGFGIFDDSLSTFYLSGGNSGSTSTFLLPQQGFTQSTSVSGIANTVPATGSTYSYEGPNGGYSLANPFPNGIQQPTGNSLGVETYLGQAVTFQPLNPKTPYNMRWSLDIQRQIGAWLADVAYVGNHGLHQPVQQEFNAIPRQYLSTYTGGYDANENTAISTSVTNPFYGIAPNTVTLGSSKTIAANQLLRPYPQFTSVSAYSTIGTSMYHSLQSQLTRRFTNGASLTAAFTWSKSMDASQFLNVSDPTPWYGLSANDRTFRFATSGIYQLPFGPGRTFANSGGVISQIVGGWQVQGVYQVQSGEPLEFDGPSTQASGTTLPVYLGPGQPGSSAWGRPGFKASTTRTWFNTADWATTTGSSTATGQQPGLYGTQYQIRTLPLRFDNLRGDFMNQLDGAVQRNFSLSKLYEPMALQIRLDLINAMNHPVYGGSGHNSMVVTDWTSSTFGQVTAQENQPRIYQFEAFVRF from the coding sequence ATGGTTTTGCGCGCTCTGGTTCTGGGACTGCTGATTACGGGGTTCGCAGGACATGCCTTCGGACAGACCGAACGCGGCAGCATCGCGGGGCAGATTACGGACGATACGGGTGCGATTCTTCCCGGCACGGTGATTTCGATCAAGAACGAAGCGACCGGAGTCGTGCAGACGGCGAAGACGAACTCGGACGGAAACTACGTCTTTCAGGATCTGAATCCGGGCAGCTACACGATCGTAGTGGACCGCGACGGGTTCAAGAAGTCTGAACGCGTACACACCGTGGTGGACGTGAACCAGACGAACCAGCAGAACATCAGCCTGGCGATCGGCGCGACCTCGGAGACGGTGGAGGTGACTACCGGAATTCAGCAGCTGCAGACGAGCACTGCGACGCAGGGACTGGTGGTCGAAGAGAGATCAATTGAGGAGTTGCCGCTGGTTTACAGCAACCCCTTCACACTGGAGACGCTGGCGCCCGGGCTTCTGGTTTCCGGCGTGAATCCGAACATTCACGCGTATGACAGCAGCACCGCAACGGTCTCGGTGAATGGATCGGTGCTGAACTCAATCGAATACCGGCTGGACGGCGCGCCGGACAACCGCATCCGGCTTTCGGCATACACGCCGAGCACGGAGTTCATCGGTCAGTACAAGGTGGAGACTTCCTCGTACGACGCGACCGAGGGACATTCGTCGGGCGGCTTCGTGAATACGTCGCTGAAGAGCGGAACGAATCAGTTTCATGGTGTGGCGTTCGGTTCGTATCAGAACCCGACGCTGAACACGAACTATTGGCATATTCCGGGATCGTCTGCGCCAGCCAAGGCATCATGGATGCGCGAAGGCGGTGCAGTAGGCGGACCCATCAAGAAGGACAAGTGGTTCTTCTTCACGGGCTATGAACACAGCCAGGCTGCAACGCCGAACGTGCAGCTGCTGACGGTGCCGAGCAAGGCAGAGCGCGGCGAGACAACGAGCGGCTACTACGACTTCTCGGAGCTGTATGCTCTGGATCCTTCGCATCCGGCGGGCGTCACGAACAAATATCAGCTGTACGATCCGACGTCGGGAGTAGTGACGACGGGAGGCGCGTGCGGCAGCGGCAAGACGTGCATAGTGCGCACGCCGATTCCCGGCAACCTGATTCCCGCAAGCGCAGTAAATGCGATTGCGCTGGCGGCGCTGAAGTATTATCCGGAACCGAATACGGCGCCGAACTCGCAGGACGGCGGCAACTTCTCGTACTCGAAGGCGGAGCCGGATCACTATTACGCATACATCGTGCGGAGCGACTTCAACATATCGAACAAGCAACAGCTTTATGGCCACTGGGTGCAGAGCCGGCGTCTGCAGCCTGCGAAGAACACGTACTTCGCCCCGGTGAGCGGCACGTCTTTGACCTACCTGAACAAGGGCATCGCGCTGGGATACACGTTCACGATCAACCCACAAACGGTTCTGGAAGCGCACCTGACGTGGACGCGCTTTGTGAATCAGAACACGGTGACCTCCCAGGGCACGTTGAGCCCGACCTCGATCGGCATGCCTTCGTACCTGGTGAACGGGCTTGGGCCGGACGCGCAATCGTTCCCGCGCATCGACATCACGGGCGAGACATCCCTGAACTCGGACAACGGCGTGCTTTCACACGACGACGTCACACTGGGTTCCGTGCAGGTGAGCAGGCTGTGGGGCAACCACTTCGTGCGCATGGGGTATGAGTACCGCATGTACGACACGAATGCGGGCATCACGACGCAGGGGAACGGCCGTTATCAGAACAGCGGCGCGTATGCGACGGCAACTTCGTCGACTTCGGCGCAGTCGATCGGATTCGGTCTCGCACAGTTCCTGTACGGGTTGCCGAACTCCTCCGCGGTCACTATCAACTCGGATCTTGCTTCGCGCTCGAACTACATGGCGGAGTGGGTGCAGGATGACTGGAAGCCGGTCCCGAATCTGACGATAAACGCCGGTCTCCGCTTTGAATACGAGCGGCCGAACAACGAGCGCAACAAGAAGGCGAACACGTATTTCGACTTCAGCGCGCCGAACCCGGCGAATGCATCAGCGGCAACGGCGTATAAGGCAACTGCGATCCCGAACCTGCCGGCGCCAATGCCTTCCAGCCTGCCGACTACCGGCGGCCTGCGGTTCCTTGGCGACCCGTCGACTCCGCTCTCGGGCAATCAGGACTATCACACGCAGATCATCAATATGCTGCCGCGTGTGGGCCTGTCCTATGAGTTCGCGAGGAACACGGTGGTTCGCGCCGGCTTCGGCATCTTCGACGATTCGCTCTCGACGTTCTATCTGTCGGGCGGAAACTCGGGTTCGACGAGCACGTTCCTGCTGCCGCAGCAGGGCTTTACGCAATCAACTTCAGTGAGCGGAATTGCCAACACGGTTCCGGCGACCGGCAGCACGTACAGCTATGAGGGACCGAACGGCGGATACTCGCTGGCGAATCCGTTCCCGAATGGCATTCAGCAGCCGACCGGCAATTCGCTGGGGGTTGAGACGTATCTCGGCCAGGCGGTGACGTTCCAGCCGCTGAATCCGAAGACGCCGTACAACATGCGGTGGAGCCTGGACATCCAGCGGCAGATAGGCGCGTGGCTTGCGGACGTTGCATACGTCGGCAACCATGGGCTGCACCAGCCGGTTCAGCAGGAGTTCAACGCGATTCCGCGCCAGTATCTGTCGACCTATACCGGCGGCTACGACGCGAACGAGAACACAGCGATTTCAACCTCGGTAACGAATCCGTTCTATGGGATCGCGCCGAATACGGTGACGCTCGGCTCCTCGAAGACCATCGCGGCGAACCAGTTGTTGAGGCCGTATCCGCAGTTCACCAGCGTGTCGGCGTACTCGACGATCGGTACGTCCATGTACCACTCCCTGCAATCGCAACTGACTCGCCGCTTCACGAATGGCGCCAGTTTGACGGCGGCGTTCACGTGGTCGAAGTCGATGGACGCTTCGCAGTTCCTGAACGTCAGCGATCCGACGCCATGGTATGGCCTCTCGGCGAACGATCGCACGTTCCGGTTTGCGACCAGCGGTATCTATCAACTTCCGTTCGGTCCGGGACGCACCTTCGCGAATAGCGGCGGAGTAATCTCGCAGATCGTGGGCGGATGGCAGGTGCAGGGCGTCTACCAGGTGCAGAGCGGCGAGCCGCTGGAGTTTGACGGACCGTCAACGCAGGCGAGTGGAACGACTCTGCCGGTGTACCTCGGACCCGGTCAACCAGGAAGCTCGGCATGGGGCCGTCCCGGCTTCAAGGCGAGCACCACCCGGACGTGGTTCAACACGGCGGACTGGGCGACGACAACGGGCAGCAGCACGGCCACGGGCCAGCAGCCGGGACTGTACGGAACGCAGTATCAGATCCGTACTCTCCCGCTCCGGTTCGACAATCTGCGCGGCGACTTCATGAACCAGCTTGATGGCGCGGTGCAGCGCAACTTCAGCCTGTCGAAGCTGTATGAGCCGATGGCTCTGCAGATCCGGCTCGACCTGATCAACGCGATGAATCATCCGGTGTATGGGGGCAGCGGCCATAACAGCATGGTCGTTACCGACTGGACGAGCTCAACGTTTGGGCAGGTGACCGCGCAGGAAAATCAGCCACGTATCTATCAGTTTGAGGCGTTTGTTCGCTTCTAA
- a CDS encoding carboxypeptidase-like regulatory domain-containing protein, producing the protein MTLFYPRKQWFSTLLQSLALTLFALTLQPLNAQVAGTGTIQGVVTDPSGAFVPGATVTLTEESTHVIHTAKTDSAGAYDFPDVTIGTYTLTVADTGFQTYSKIHNVLEVGSNIDIDAHLALGKEEQTVTVEAEGLALQTEDAKFKQTVDERQIAELPLNSASRQVTGLIALAGGTTPAPGGDFTGSKYSYQTISVSIDGGQGNSTIWRLDGGDNTNYTANINMPFPFPDALNQFSVEASVLGAQDGINSGGKVNAVTRSGTNNYHGNVFEFLRNNYINARNFFSAVPDSLHQNQFGGTFGGPIRRNKLFAFAGYQRLQASQSSSPTSVRLPTAANLAGDFSVTDPVKGTSDSCSSTGVNLLDPLTGNPIPGNKYPTPPTYNASALAILKLIPTPTDQTCGTYTYTVPTRTADNQFVTRVDWNINPSNNFYGRYFIDGYQQPGVYDNNLLFTTQAGNLERTQSLTLGENWAISSKTVNSAHITVWRIRNNRGYNSAVPNATAFGINVFQYSPAGFYDTISNRFTLGCGTCIAAVINDNALSVADEITLVRGRHNLVIGGEFVRNQLNFRSGYNSNGNFSTSGNYSGSGPNGGNTIGEPLLDFLFGTQNVFNQSTQQQEAYRGPITGVYAQDTWHATQRITVVAGLRWAPNFFPHDYFHRGSIFSMAAFQAGQTSTVFPTAPAGSLFYGDPGVPGNFTSNNPYQFAPNLGLALDPEGNGKTVFRGGFEFTYDHPNFYTGNRNTQNPPFAPNVQQTQGSNTGPISLTNPWSTGIVQGSPYPAPYPPTATSAKFYGQSQWVALPSDFHPPQTLQYTASMQHSFAHDWQMQLDYIGSKTRRLPLGVPLNPINFIPGVWGPNGTGCAGVVQTGPAAAKPGAAGTPCSTTANTVSRGTLVQINPVQGNFYAGGGGGSSSGQIINEAWANYNGLVASLQHRLSSTFSLLTNYTWSKCLNVQDAQGDISTSIASQPFNLRADYGPCGSDYRHIFNVAMVAESRFHMENRAARMIVNGWQIAPIVHITSGAPFTVTSGVDNSFTSGGADRPNIVPGAQVYTHNAIRSQNTPANRQYLNIGAFSSVTAGCPTLPGSSTINVLQCPGYGTFGNVSRNSYRGPNYIQTDASLSRIFAIHEAMALQLRLEAFNFLNHPYFSTPTATTSSSTFGQVTSTTGEGPRIFQAAVKFNF; encoded by the coding sequence ATGACGCTTTTCTACCCACGCAAGCAGTGGTTCTCGACCCTTCTGCAATCCCTTGCCCTCACCCTCTTCGCTCTCACCCTGCAGCCGCTCAACGCCCAGGTCGCCGGCACCGGCACCATTCAGGGCGTGGTCACCGACCCCTCCGGAGCTTTTGTGCCCGGAGCGACGGTCACCCTCACCGAAGAGTCGACGCACGTCATCCATACCGCCAAGACCGATAGCGCCGGCGCCTACGACTTTCCCGATGTCACAATTGGCACCTACACGCTGACCGTCGCCGATACCGGCTTCCAGACCTACTCCAAGATTCACAACGTCCTGGAGGTCGGATCCAACATCGACATCGACGCCCATCTGGCTCTTGGCAAGGAAGAGCAGACCGTCACCGTCGAAGCCGAAGGCCTCGCGCTCCAGACCGAGGATGCCAAGTTCAAGCAGACCGTAGACGAGCGCCAGATCGCTGAACTCCCGCTCAACTCCGCCTCCCGCCAGGTCACCGGCCTGATCGCGCTTGCGGGCGGGACCACACCCGCTCCTGGTGGCGACTTCACCGGCTCCAAGTACAGCTACCAGACGATCTCCGTCTCCATCGACGGCGGCCAAGGCAACAGCACCATCTGGCGTCTGGACGGCGGCGACAACACCAACTACACGGCCAATATCAACATGCCCTTTCCGTTCCCCGACGCTCTCAATCAGTTCTCAGTCGAAGCCAGCGTCCTTGGCGCACAGGACGGCATCAACTCCGGCGGCAAGGTGAATGCCGTCACCCGCTCCGGCACCAATAACTATCACGGCAACGTCTTCGAGTTCCTCCGGAACAACTACATCAACGCGCGCAACTTCTTCTCTGCGGTTCCGGACTCCCTGCATCAGAATCAGTTCGGCGGCACCTTCGGTGGACCCATCCGCCGCAACAAGCTCTTCGCCTTCGCCGGATATCAACGCCTGCAGGCGTCGCAATCCTCATCGCCTACTTCAGTGCGGCTGCCGACGGCCGCCAACCTCGCCGGTGACTTCTCCGTAACCGACCCGGTGAAGGGAACCAGCGACAGCTGCAGCAGCACGGGCGTCAACCTGCTCGACCCGCTCACGGGCAACCCTATCCCGGGCAACAAGTACCCCACGCCGCCTACCTATAACGCTTCTGCGCTCGCCATCCTGAAATTGATTCCGACGCCTACTGACCAGACCTGCGGCACCTACACGTACACCGTCCCAACCCGCACTGCTGACAACCAGTTCGTCACCCGCGTGGACTGGAACATTAACCCCTCGAACAATTTCTACGGCCGCTACTTCATCGATGGCTACCAGCAGCCGGGCGTGTACGACAACAACCTGCTCTTCACCACGCAGGCCGGTAACCTCGAGCGTACCCAAAGCCTCACGCTCGGTGAAAACTGGGCGATTAGTTCCAAAACGGTCAACTCCGCGCACATCACCGTGTGGCGCATCCGCAATAACCGGGGCTACAACAGCGCGGTACCCAACGCTACTGCCTTCGGCATCAACGTCTTTCAGTATTCGCCTGCCGGCTTCTACGACACCATCTCCAACCGCTTCACTCTTGGTTGCGGTACGTGCATCGCGGCGGTCATCAACGATAACGCCCTCAGCGTTGCCGACGAAATCACGCTCGTTCGCGGCCGACACAACCTCGTCATTGGCGGCGAGTTCGTTCGCAACCAGCTGAACTTCCGTAGCGGCTACAACTCCAACGGCAACTTCTCCACCAGCGGCAACTACTCTGGCTCCGGCCCCAATGGCGGCAACACCATCGGCGAGCCTCTCCTCGACTTCCTCTTCGGCACCCAGAACGTATTCAATCAAAGCACGCAACAGCAGGAGGCCTACCGCGGCCCCATCACCGGGGTGTATGCGCAGGACACCTGGCACGCCACGCAGCGAATCACCGTCGTTGCGGGCCTGCGCTGGGCACCCAACTTCTTCCCGCACGACTACTTCCATCGCGGCTCCATCTTCAGCATGGCAGCGTTCCAGGCAGGCCAGACCAGCACCGTCTTCCCCACGGCACCCGCGGGCTCGCTCTTCTACGGCGATCCCGGAGTTCCTGGCAACTTCACCAGCAACAACCCGTATCAGTTCGCTCCCAACCTCGGCTTAGCCCTCGACCCCGAGGGCAATGGAAAAACCGTTTTCCGCGGTGGCTTCGAGTTCACTTACGACCACCCCAACTTCTACACCGGTAACCGCAACACGCAGAATCCGCCCTTCGCGCCCAACGTACAGCAAACCCAGGGCTCCAACACAGGACCTATCAGCCTTACCAATCCGTGGTCTACAGGAATTGTGCAGGGATCCCCATACCCGGCCCCCTACCCCCCCACGGCTACGAGTGCCAAGTTCTACGGACAGTCGCAGTGGGTCGCGCTTCCTTCGGATTTCCATCCCCCCCAGACCTTGCAGTACACGGCCAGCATGCAGCACAGCTTCGCGCACGACTGGCAGATGCAACTGGACTACATCGGGTCGAAGACCAGGCGCCTGCCGCTCGGTGTCCCGCTCAATCCGATCAACTTCATCCCCGGCGTTTGGGGACCGAACGGCACCGGCTGCGCTGGCGTCGTGCAGACCGGCCCCGCCGCTGCGAAGCCCGGTGCCGCCGGAACGCCCTGCTCCACCACCGCGAACACCGTTTCCCGCGGTACCCTCGTGCAGATCAACCCCGTGCAGGGTAACTTCTACGCCGGTGGCGGCGGCGGCTCCAGCTCCGGGCAGATCATTAACGAAGCCTGGGCCAACTACAACGGTCTCGTCGCCAGCCTGCAGCATCGCCTCTCTTCAACGTTCAGCCTGCTCACCAACTACACCTGGTCCAAGTGCCTCAATGTGCAGGATGCTCAGGGCGACATCTCTACCAGCATCGCCTCGCAGCCGTTCAACCTGCGCGCCGATTACGGCCCCTGCGGCTCCGACTACCGGCACATCTTCAATGTCGCCATGGTTGCGGAGTCCCGCTTCCACATGGAAAATCGAGCCGCCCGCATGATCGTCAACGGCTGGCAGATTGCTCCTATCGTCCATATCACCAGCGGCGCGCCCTTCACCGTCACCTCCGGCGTTGACAACTCGTTCACCTCCGGCGGCGCCGACCGCCCCAACATCGTCCCCGGAGCTCAGGTCTACACCCACAACGCAATCCGCTCGCAAAACACCCCCGCCAATCGGCAGTACCTCAATATCGGCGCCTTCAGCAGCGTCACCGCCGGCTGCCCCACGCTGCCCGGCTCCTCCACCATCAACGTTTTGCAATGCCCCGGCTACGGCACGTTCGGCAACGTCAGCCGCAACTCCTACCGCGGCCCCAACTACATCCAGACCGACGCTTCTCTCAGCCGCATCTTCGCAATCCATGAGGCCATGGCGCTGCAACTCCGACTCGAAGCCTTCAACTTCCTCAACCATCCCTACTTCAGCACTCCGACGGCCACCACCAGCTCCAGCACCTTCGGTCAGGTCACCTCCACCACCGGCGAAGGCCCACGAATCTTCCAGGCCGCCGTCAAGTTCAACTTCTAG